GCAGCCATGCATAGGTTCTGTAATTAGAAAAATCACTATTCTTACTTTGCGTATTATAATACCTATAAGGTGAACAGGCTGCCATAACCATAGCCGCCAGCACCATAAATAACCATTTATTTTTCATTTTCATACCCTCCCAAACTTAGATAAATTGCTTTTTTATATACAAACCAATTACATTGCATGTAAAAAGCAATTTAATCGGTCTTCCCTCCACTATAGCGACATACTTTTGATAGAGGAAATTACACTATAAAAATAACGAATTTAATGCCAATATGCTACAAATTAGAAAAATTTAATCAGTTGTAACATTTTTACATGAACCCAACTAAAATGAATGGTGTGCAACTAAAGGCATTGATCTTCCTGTACCAAAAGCCTTCCGTGTAACGCGAAGTATAGGCGGTGATTGAAAGCGCTTAAACTCCGCCCTAACCACCATTTGGACAATCCGCTTAACCAGCTCGTCAGCAAACCCTCTATTAATAATATCTTGAACACTCCGTTCCAGCTCTATATATTGATACAGTATTTCATCCAAAACGGCGTAGTCCGGCAAAGAATCAGCATCTTTTTGATCGGGGCGAAGTTCAGCGGATGGGGCCTTAACAATGGTATTCTCTGGTATTATCTCCTGGCTACGATTAATATATCTTGCCAGCTCGTACACTTTGGTTTTAAACACATCACCTATTACGCCCAGTGCACCCGCCATATCTCCATAGAGCGTACCGTAACCAACAGCGGCCTCACTCTTGTTGGAGGTATTAAGCAAAATATATCCATGCTTGTTAGACATCGCCATTAATACAATGGCACGTACCCGTGCCTGTATATTTTCTTCCGTAATATCGGGTGCTTTTCCCTTAAATGCAGGAGCCATTGTACGCTCAAAAGATGAGACAGCATCGCCTATCGGTATAACCTCGTGCAAACATCCTGTATTCTTTACTAAATCTATAGCGTCTTTTATGGAATGATCGGTTGAATAAATAGATGGCATAAGCACAGCCATCACGTTTTCAGCACCTAAAGCTTCGCAAGCTAAGGCAGCAACAACAGCCGAGTCAATCCCTCCAGACAAACCTAGTATGGCCTTTTGAAAACCAGATTTACCAAAAAAATCTTTTATACCAAGCACTAAAGCTTGATGAATCCGAGCAATATCGGCACTTTCCCGATAGGGCACAATCGTATGTAAAGGAAGTATATTATCTTTCTCAACCTTATAGAAACGAATATCTTCTGCAAAGTCATTCAAAATATCCAGAACATGAGCATCCTTATCAAAAACCATTGATCTACCATCAAAAATAATCTCCGCGTGCGCACCGATACCATTTACATAAAATGCGGGTATCTCATATTTCTGAACCTGACTCTCCACAACGGATAATCTGGTAGGGAAATGCTTTTCAGAAAAAGGAGAAGCCGCTATATTGATCATCACATCAGGTTGCGAGCGCGACAGCTCTTTCATGGGGTCCCGTTTATATAAAAATGGGGGTAGGCTGTTCCAAAGATCTTCGCAAATGGTTAAGGCGATATTAACCCCCTTAAAGGTAATTGGCTTAAAGGTATTATTCGGTTCAAAATAACGATGCTCATCAAATATATCATAATCTGGAAGCAGGGTTTTATGCACAATATGCTTAATTTCCTGGTCTGCAATAAATATCGCTGCATTAAATAGACTCTTGGCGTGTTTACTGCTGTTTCTAATTGGCGCGCCTACAATACAAGCTATGCCATCGCAAACTTGGGCTATATGGTGAAGACTTTCTTCACACGCATCCAAAAAAGCGCTATATTTTAGCAGATCCTTAGCAAGATAACCTCCAATAATTAATTCAGAAAAAACAACGAGGTCGGCCCCTTGCGCTTTAGCCTCATAAATGGTGTCGATAATTTTCTCAGTATTTTCTTCAAAATTCCCTATATGATAATTGAGTTGGGCAATCGCTACAATCATGGTGTTTTTTTCCTTCTTATGTTGAGGTAATTTGTTTTTTACGTTATCTTAACACGTTTATCGCGTCTTACTTACAATGAACTATCGGTCGCTTGGATTAAAATAAAATCCCAAAGTTAAATGATACAAATGAATTTCTTGGACTATCAGATTTTATAACCCGTGTAAAACCATTGTTGAAACTTAGCCCTGTCATCAAACGTAAGTTATGATCCAGTTGCCATTCTACTCCGCCTCCAACCTGAAGTCCTAACCGGAACAAATCTGCCCGTCCTTTTAAATTCCTCGATTCCTGAAGCAACGTACCATTTTCTGCGGTAACTTCCTGTTTAGCATTAATTTTTATACCCGCTGTAAAACCAAATAAGCCATAATAACTTCTGTAATAGCGCTGCGTGCTTTTTAGCTTTACTCCAAAAGGGATCTCTGCATACTGAAGCCTATAGTCATTTACCTCGACAAACCTTTGCTGATTCTCCGGCACCGTCGTATATCTACGGGCTTCCGCATTCAGTGTATTGATTAAAAACCCGGTAGAAAAATAATAGTTTTCTGAAAAAGCAAAATCTGCAAGTAAACCATAAGCATATCCCATTTTGGCTTTAGTTCCTTCTACATCAACATCTCCATAGCGCAACCAACTAACATTGGGTGAAAATGTAATACCAAGGCTCATACGTTTACTGTCATAAAAAGATTCATTATAGTCTTGAGCAACCGCATAAAAAGAAAAAAAAGAAAGAACGATTCCTAATAATGGTTTTGCTAAGGGCATAAATAAATTTATTTTCATCTTAAAATTTTTCCTCGTTATTGTTACCTGCTAACATATCCAGCGCTGTTAGATCTTTTTTGGACTGCGTCTTTAATGTTTGTATTTTAGCATGCACATCCATATTTATGATAGTATTCAAAAGTACGCAAATCTACCTCTTTTTTTTTACTCTAATCCTGGTATCTTGCACCAGACAACATAAGCCAGATCTCAGCAAAATAACCTTAAATATAAAAATTGAACGTTTAGACCAGGCGCTTGACAGCCTTAACCCCAACAACATACCAACCAAACACCGGAAATGGCAAGAACAGTATGGGCAATTCTATGGCGACTATATTATGCACATGCTTCAAGTTGGAAATCTACAAGACACAGCTGAACTTTTCACTAATTTTAGGGAAATATTACAGAATCGTGATTATAAAGAGCTGAAAAAAAATATTTCAGAGACTTTCCCCGACCTTTCTTCATACGACGAGCAATTAACTGGAGCATTCAAACATATCTTATATTACTTCCCTGAGGTAAAAATCCCTCGATTTGTTTCCTTTTTTTCTGGCTTTACTGTGCAAACTCCGGTTAATGACGAATATATCGGCATCGGTTTAGATATGTTCCTGGGAAGTGAATCCAAATTTTATCCGGCATTAATCCAAAGTATTCCCCGATACGTTTCCCGGAGGTTCACTCCCGAAAACATCCTTCCAAGAACTGTAGAAGCGTATATACGAGAAGAAATATATCCCGAGCCATCATTCACAACACCCGACCTGTTATCGTTGATGGTCTATAATGGAAAAATAATGTATTTGATGGACCAGGTAGTGCCAGCGTTGGCTGATAGCTTGAAATTGGGTTACACGTCTGCTCAAATGGCTTGGGCGCAAAATTATGAAACTGATATATGGGCCTGGCTCTTAACAGAAGATTTACTCTTCAATACTGATTATCATCAAATACAAAAACACCTGGGAGAAGCTCCCTTCACGCCAGACCTAGGTAAAAACAACGAATCTGCTCCTAAGTTAGGTGTTTTTATTGGGTGGCAAATAGTAAAAAAATATATGAAGGAAAATGCTTCATCATTGCAGGAACTGCTAGCGATGCAAGACGCCCAACAAATTTTAAAAGACGCCAAGTACAAGGGCAGATAGTTGCCATGCGAAACGAATACCCTTTACTAGTATCCTACTATTTCACTCTTTCCGTCCCTTCCCGGCGAACCAGAATAAATCTGCCCTTGCGGCACCCCACCTAACCGACCTGCACCGCTACGTATTCCCATTCCTATTTGCGTATAGATATTATAAAGATCTGTCTGCGGATTAACACGATAGCCACCTGCGCGGGTGTCGATCTTTAGGTAGCCAGTTTTATGCTTATTTTCTT
This Olivibacter sp. SDN3 DNA region includes the following protein-coding sequences:
- a CDS encoding NAD+ synthase, whose protein sequence is MIVAIAQLNYHIGNFEENTEKIIDTIYEAKAQGADLVVFSELIIGGYLAKDLLKYSAFLDACEESLHHIAQVCDGIACIVGAPIRNSSKHAKSLFNAAIFIADQEIKHIVHKTLLPDYDIFDEHRYFEPNNTFKPITFKGVNIALTICEDLWNSLPPFLYKRDPMKELSRSQPDVMINIAASPFSEKHFPTRLSVVESQVQKYEIPAFYVNGIGAHAEIIFDGRSMVFDKDAHVLDILNDFAEDIRFYKVEKDNILPLHTIVPYRESADIARIHQALVLGIKDFFGKSGFQKAILGLSGGIDSAVVAALACEALGAENVMAVLMPSIYSTDHSIKDAIDLVKNTGCLHEVIPIGDAVSSFERTMAPAFKGKAPDITEENIQARVRAIVLMAMSNKHGYILLNTSNKSEAAVGYGTLYGDMAGALGVIGDVFKTKVYELARYINRSQEIIPENTIVKAPSAELRPDQKDADSLPDYAVLDEILYQYIELERSVQDIINRGFADELVKRIVQMVVRAEFKRFQSPPILRVTRKAFGTGRSMPLVAHHSF
- a CDS encoding outer membrane beta-barrel protein, with amino-acid sequence MKINLFMPLAKPLLGIVLSFFSFYAVAQDYNESFYDSKRMSLGITFSPNVSWLRYGDVDVEGTKAKMGYAYGLLADFAFSENYYFSTGFLINTLNAEARRYTTVPENQQRFVEVNDYRLQYAEIPFGVKLKSTQRYYRSYYGLFGFTAGIKINAKQEVTAENGTLLQESRNLKGRADLFRLGLQVGGGVEWQLDHNLRLMTGLSFNNGFTRVIKSDSPRNSFVSFNFGILF
- a CDS encoding gliding motility lipoprotein GldB, whose translation is MIVFKSTQIYLFFFTLILVSCTRQHKPDLSKITLNIKIERLDQALDSLNPNNIPTKHRKWQEQYGQFYGDYIMHMLQVGNLQDTAELFTNFREILQNRDYKELKKNISETFPDLSSYDEQLTGAFKHILYYFPEVKIPRFVSFFSGFTVQTPVNDEYIGIGLDMFLGSESKFYPALIQSIPRYVSRRFTPENILPRTVEAYIREEIYPEPSFTTPDLLSLMVYNGKIMYLMDQVVPALADSLKLGYTSAQMAWAQNYETDIWAWLLTEDLLFNTDYHQIQKHLGEAPFTPDLGKNNESAPKLGVFIGWQIVKKYMKENASSLQELLAMQDAQQILKDAKYKGR